The following coding sequences are from one Planctomonas sp. JC2975 window:
- a CDS encoding carboxymuconolactone decarboxylase family protein codes for MARFNAFATTVMPKFVKYVVSANRVIEESALPASLDELINVRSSQINGCGACLDMHVKDALAAGETPLRLSLVAAWRETTVFTDAERAVLALTEQATRLADSGGIDDAVWDAAAAHFDEEQLAAIVARISLINAFNRMNVILQEKGGSYDPARRAAVVSAAAAGTDPKVAAAEPVAV; via the coding sequence GTGGCCCGATTCAATGCATTCGCCACCACCGTCATGCCGAAGTTCGTGAAGTACGTCGTCTCGGCCAACAGGGTCATCGAGGAGTCGGCGCTGCCGGCCTCGCTCGACGAACTGATCAACGTCCGGTCGAGCCAGATCAACGGATGCGGCGCCTGCCTCGACATGCACGTCAAGGACGCGCTCGCCGCTGGGGAGACGCCGCTGCGCCTCAGCCTCGTCGCGGCCTGGCGCGAGACCACGGTCTTCACGGATGCCGAACGCGCGGTGCTCGCCCTGACCGAGCAGGCGACGCGCCTCGCCGACAGTGGAGGCATCGACGATGCCGTGTGGGATGCCGCGGCCGCCCACTTCGACGAGGAGCAGCTGGCGGCGATCGTCGCCCGCATCTCGCTGATCAACGCGTTCAACCGCATGAACGTGATCCTTCAGGAGAAGGGCGGCAGCTACGACCCGGCTCGTCGCGCGGCGGTCGTGTCCGCGGCAGCCGCCGGCACCGACCCGAAGGTAGCGGCGGCCGAACCCGTCGCGGTCTGA
- a CDS encoding serine hydrolase domain-containing protein: MSPDFEPVWRSLDERVASGWAPGIVAGVRHHGQTQFYATGGYDFAGVVDPAPIRVDTPFRIASLTKIVAGVMAAHLISDDLIDLDDEITEWMPELADRRVLRSPDADLDDTVPADREITVRDLLTCTSGLGVQFERTPLAAELNPFGIGPLPPQFTVEEYLDRIAALPLAHQPGERWMYHTSADLLGILLSRVAEQSLDDLLLGTITGPLGLTHTAFFTHDRLPTQYRPAGEGLEIAEDYDRGFSQPPFFESLGGGLVSTVPDFMRILGAVADGELLPPEIVARATTSQLDAVARRGLDELAGPGVGWGWGMSVETGTPHPWSAPGRWGWTGGSGTSAYVDPSRDLIGVVFSQRFMAGPQESFGYFWEPLAASVDHG; the protein is encoded by the coding sequence ATGTCTCCTGACTTCGAACCCGTGTGGCGCTCGCTCGACGAGCGCGTGGCATCCGGATGGGCTCCCGGCATCGTCGCCGGCGTGCGCCATCACGGCCAGACCCAGTTCTATGCGACCGGCGGCTACGACTTCGCCGGTGTCGTCGATCCCGCCCCCATCCGCGTCGACACCCCGTTCCGCATCGCGTCGCTGACGAAGATCGTTGCGGGCGTAATGGCCGCCCATCTCATCAGCGACGACCTGATCGATCTCGACGACGAGATCACCGAGTGGATGCCGGAGCTCGCCGACCGACGCGTGCTCCGCTCGCCGGATGCCGACCTCGATGACACGGTGCCCGCTGATCGCGAGATCACCGTGCGCGACCTGCTGACCTGCACCAGCGGACTCGGCGTGCAGTTCGAGCGGACTCCGCTCGCCGCGGAGCTCAATCCATTCGGCATCGGCCCCCTGCCGCCGCAGTTCACCGTCGAGGAGTATCTCGACCGCATCGCCGCGCTTCCGCTGGCGCATCAGCCGGGCGAACGCTGGATGTACCACACGAGTGCAGACCTGCTCGGCATCCTGCTTTCCCGGGTCGCCGAGCAGTCGCTCGACGACTTGCTGCTCGGCACGATCACCGGTCCGCTGGGTCTGACGCACACGGCCTTCTTCACCCACGACCGGCTGCCCACGCAGTACCGGCCGGCCGGCGAGGGGCTCGAGATCGCCGAAGACTACGATCGCGGCTTCTCGCAGCCGCCCTTCTTCGAGAGCCTCGGCGGCGGGCTGGTGTCAACCGTGCCCGACTTCATGCGCATTCTGGGAGCAGTCGCCGACGGTGAGCTCCTCCCGCCCGAGATCGTCGCGCGGGCGACGACGTCGCAGCTGGATGCCGTTGCCCGCCGCGGCCTGGACGAACTCGCCGGTCCCGGGGTGGGCTGGGGCTGGGGCATGTCCGTGGAGACCGGCACACCGCATCCGTGGTCCGCGCCCGGACGCTGGGGATGGACCGGCGGATCCGGCACCAGCGCATACGTGGATCCCTCGCGCGACCTCATCGGCGTGGTCTTCTCGCAGCGATTCATGGCCGGGCCGCAGGAGTCGTTCGGGTATTTCTGGGAGCCGCTGGCGGCATCCGTCGACCACGGCTGA